A portion of the Pogoniulus pusillus isolate bPogPus1 chromosome 6, bPogPus1.pri, whole genome shotgun sequence genome contains these proteins:
- the NPY4R2 gene encoding neuropeptide Y receptor type 4-2 has product MNKTRAVNDGFHFLNSKNWSSNRSFPVHISNQCRNITDLTVFLATSYSLETVLGIVGNICLIAVIARQKEKANVTNILISNLIISDLFMCLVCLPFTVVYTMMDYWIFGEVMCKMTSFTQCTSVTVSILSLVLIALERHQLIINPTGWRPSISQAYLGIGVIWTLACLMSLPFLTTSILSNDLYEQLSHIMNFTTDKAICIDSWPSEQQRLIYTTTLLLLQYCIPLFFIILCYLRIYLRLQKRKDMFEKSEYSNRAVQLRRINILLASMVAAFAVCWLPLHVFNTIVDWNYKIISPCHHNLIFSLCHLVAMASTCVNPVIYGFLNSNFKKEVKSLILSCQHNSVTASMEEYDHLPLSTMQTEISKGSLTLNCRHNSI; this is encoded by the coding sequence ATGAACAAGACAAGGGCTGTTAATGATGGTTTTCATTTCCTGAACAGTAAGAACTGGAGTTCAAACCGAAGCTTCCCTGTGCACATTTCTAACCAGTGCAGGAATATCACTGACCTTACTGTCTTTCTAGCCACCTCTTACAGTCTGGAGACTGTTCTGGGTATTGTTGGAAACATCTGTCTAATTGCCGTCATagccaggcagaaggaaaaggCCAATGTAACCAATATCCTAATTTCCAACCTAATAATTTCAGACTTGTTTATGTGCCTTGTCTGTCTGCCTTTTACTGTTGTTTACACCATGATGGACTACTGGATATTTGGGGAAGTTATGTGCAAAATGACCTCCTTCACTCAGTGCACATCTGTGACAGTGTCAATTCTTTCTCTTGTCCTTATTGCTCTGGAAAGGCATCAGCTCATTATAAACCCAACTGGCTGGAGGCCAAGTATCTCCCAAGCCTATCTGGGAATTGGAGTCATTTGGACTTTAGCATGTCTCATGTCCCTGCCCTTTTTGACCACATCCATTTTATCTAATGATTTGTATGAGCAGCTCTCCCACATCATGAATTTTACCACAGACAAGGCTATATGCATTGACTCATGGCCTTCAGAGCAACAGAGACTGATCTACACTACCACTTTGCTGCTCTTGCAATACTGCATCCCACTATTCTTCATTATACTTTGCTACCTGCGTATCTACTTACGTCTACAGAAGAGAAAGGACATGTTTGAGAAGAGCGAATACAGCAACCGAGCAGTTCAGCTGAGAAGGATAAATATTTTGTTAGCATCCATGGTCgctgcttttgctgtttgcTGGCTACCACTGCATGTTTTCAACACCATTGTGGACTGGAATTACAAAATCATTTCACCTTGCCATCACAACCTGATCTTCTCCTTGTGCCACCTGGTAGCTATGGCTTCTACCTGTGTCAACCCTGTTATCTATGGTTTCCTAAACAGCAACTTCAAGAAAGAAGTAAAGTCACTAATTCTGAGCTGCCAGCATAATTCAGTAACTGCATCAATGGAAGAATATGATCATTTGCCTTTATCCACCATGCAAACTGAGATTTCCAAGGGCTCATTGACACTGAACTGCAGGCATAATTCTATCTAG